aacCTTTACGTTTTGGCCATTGTTTGGAGATTTGTGCCAAGGCACAAGAGGGTGGCATTAGgtaaggaaaattaaaaaaaagtaaataaaaaagttaTTGAAAAGAAACCGATTCTCTACAAACGAACTCCTACCGTTTTTTATTGTGATGATGCCAATCTGACAAAACAAACTTGTTTTTAACTTTCAAATTTTGTAGACTTCCCAAAAAAGGTGTTTGAAAAAAGTGTCAtagatttgtgaaaaaaataatgaatttcTACAAAACAACTTTTGAAACGTTTAAAAAACATAGGCAGCTTAACTTTAACATTTCAACTTCAATTCACTACATATAGAGTTTCGTTTTCAATTCGGGTTAATCGAATTCGGATCGTTATAATGGACCTGGTGgcgtatgattttttttatgattttttatactctacaccaccactgcgGTAAAGCGTATAATAActgtgtgcatttgtttgcaaagctaagaaggagaagaggtgTAGACCCATCGATCATCTTAgtatcacttcctgattcgatttagctatatccgtctatctgtccatgtacTCTTGTGATATGCAGTTCGCATTTGTTCTCCGATTGTGgggaaattttgaacaagtCTCTTCTTTGGTCCAAAGAGGAACGCTATTGATtatggaaaaaatcggatcagatttagatatagttcctgtatatatctttcatccgatattgcctTTGAAGGCCTTAGTCActtcaattttcgtccgatcttgaCAAAATTGGCATGACTTGTTTAATTTGACGATATCTCAAAAATCggctaagatttagatatagcttccatatatatcttccgaccgatatggctttttttgGCTGtactagccacaattttggtccgatctttacaatattATACATGACATGTTTTATTTGAACTCCCAATACGTGctcaaaatttctcaaaaatcggttctggtttaaatatagctcccatatatatctgtcATCCGATAAAGATTTTGAAGGCCGTAGacgctacaattttggtccgatctttacaaaatttaacacacaatgttttatttgacgtcccaatacttacttacattaaatggctatgacagaatatttgttccactaaccgaacgtagaatagcgttccaagcgcctcgaacttctgcgctcattctaaaatctctgacaccaaatttcgaggtgtctaccaccacttgatctttccatcgggcttttggtcttcccggtttgcgtgtaccaccatgtttgccttcaaaagacttctttgctggagcgtcttcatccattctgacaacatgacctagccaaagcagccGTTTTATttcgatgcgtgtaactatgctatcgtcgtcatacagctcgttgttcatacaacgcctatattctccattatcgcaaactggtccatatattttacaaagaatccttctctcaaatactccaagaactgcctcatctgctttcacaagtacccatacttCACAACCACGtaacagcacggatagtatcagtgtcttgtatagtgtaatctttgtctgtccagaggtggccttgtttctaaactgcttacttagtccaaagtagcatgtgtttgtcagtattattcctagcttaatctcaaaactggtgtcattcgtttcggttacgccggtgccgaggtggataaaattgctgactatctcaaagttgtggttaccaactttctccattttcttatctgctcggttgtgcaaggctttttgggagttgaaaccattcatttcgtcttatctccatttactgcctgacccattttcactgactctctttcgattctttcaaaggctgcagttactactgccggtgaccgacctatgatatcgatatcgtcggcataggcgagtagcgtgttttctcttgtgattagtgtgccatatctattcacatctgcatcgcgtataatcttctcccgcaggatattaaagagatcacacgatagtctgtctccttgtctgtccagatttggatatactgccattcagaccgatctctcgatttaaagttttaggcctacaaaaggcgcatttgttgtccgatgtctccgaaatttgggacagtgagttgtgttaggcccgttgacatctttctgcaatttggcccagatcggtcaaaaattagatatagctgccatataaaccgatctctcgatgtaaggttttgggcccataaaagacatttattttccgatgtcggcaaaatttgagactgtgggttgtgttaggcctctcgaaaactttctgcaatttggcccagatcggtccagatttggatatactgccaaacagaccgatctctgaatttaaagttttgggcccacaaaaggcgcatttattgtccgatttcatcgaaatttgggacagtgagttgtgttaggcccttcaacatccctctttaatttggcccagatcgcttcagatttggatatagctgccacatagacccatctttcgatttaaagtcttgaccccataaaaggcgtatttataatccgatttcgctgaaatttgacacaatgacttatgttaggctttttgacatccgtgtcttatatggtttagatcggtctatatttggatatggctccaaAAAAGACCAAATtaggcatttttcaccggataataacgaaaggtggtttacatatatacccgaggtgttgggtgtccaaagttcggccaggccaaacttaacgccttttaacttattttttaataaaattacttTTCCCGATTCTTTCAGATTTTCCTTATCCCTAAGCACCGATGATACCTCAACAACTGAAAACTTTGAAATTGATCTGCTCATAGTCGTTAATTTACAACAAGATCAAATTACTTCCAAAAAATTCCTTAACAACGAATGGCTCGATACAGAATCTGCCAGCCTTGGAACGGCAGATCTTTTCAGGGAATTCAAGATCTACATAATCATGGCTGATGGCAAGTTTCACATCAGTATCAATGGTCAGCCAGTGACCTCCAGCAAATATCATTTGCGTCTATCTCAGctgaatttcgtggaaatctCTGGCGATCTGGAATATGTAAGACAAATGGATCATCGTAAATATTTCCCCCATCCTTGGCCACCCATCCAAATGCTGGAGGACAGACTGCACTTTAGTGGTGATGTGCCCATGGCTATTAAACCAGGTCATGTTATGGTTGTCTCAGCACAGCTTTTGGGAAATGAATTGGGACGTTTTATAGTTCATTTACGTGATGTCTTCGATATGGATAGGCAAGAGCTGCATTTGAGTGTGCGTTTCGATACGAAAAGTGTAATAAGAACTGCAAAAAACATTCCACATGAAGAGCATTATGAGTAAGTGAAACATGTATGGCAAAGCCCTGGACTTGATAGCTAATTGGCTTTTTCTTATTTCAGCTTTGATATCGAAGATACCGATGGCGCATTCCCTTTCCAAGATTTTTACCAACCTTTCAAATTGGCCTTTGCCTTTTTGGCCAATGAAGTAAAAATTGCCAAGGATGGCATATTCCTGTACTCTTTCTCATTCAGAACACCCAATGTATTGCCCGTtgtgggaggcttaaaaatatTCGGTATTAATGATGTCGTGGTTAAAGTCAATGAGctgaaacattttaaaatgaatCACCTGTGTGAGCACTTTGAATACTCCTCTTTGTTATAGCACTGCACCAAAATAGAACGTAGTTTGTAAATATTGAAAGTGATTGtggattttaatttattaaggCAACCCATGAAGCCGAGTTCggggtgccgcagagcgacaccattTAGTAGAGAAGTTATACTTGGGTGAAAAACCCTCATATTAGTAagagaataaccaccgctggaaatgctttcctctgcgccacggtggcctctcaAAGTAGTAGAATCGGaaataatgcaaatgcaaattttgcccatgaacattccactaaggaacagtgcagtctggttcaagtttaagctcaatgagaaggcgccttctttttatagccgagtccgaacggcgtgccacagttcgacacctctttggagagaagttttacatggcatagtacctcacaaatgttgtttcCGAGGGGAAAAGTAGAAGAATCGGAAATAAAAGAATGCTAAAGTAAAAGATTTGAAAGGATTGCATCAGAGACGATTACTTTCGAAAGGAAAACGTACAAAAGGAGAAGTTCCCAGAGGAAAGAGACTAGGAAATAAAATTCGAGCGGATAGGATCCGAGAGGGAAGAAATTAAAAAGGGCCGGAACGAACCAGATGGATTATTTTGGATGGAAGGGTTGAAACCGAGAGGATAGGATCCGAGAGAGTCCAAGAGAATATGATTCGGAGAGATGGGATCTTAAAGGAGAAAATCCTTGAGAATAGATCAAGAAGGATAGGATTagcaaataaaaattgattGGATACTCAAGGGCAGGATAGAAGGGAATAGTATCCAAAGAAATCTTAAATTCTGGGAGGATAGATAAGATCCAGAGGATTAGTTGGATTGAAAAGGAATCCGGAAGTATCAGTTTCGAATGATAAAATCTGAATTGATAAAATCCGAAGGAATCCAATTCTAAAGGATATGATCCAAAAGCATAGGATCTGAAAGTGTAGGATCCAAAGTATAGGACCCGAAAGTATACCAACCTAGAGGATGTAATCCCAGGGAATATGATCCGAGAAGATGGGATACGAGAGAAGAAGATCCAATCGGATAGAATTCAAAAAGGAAGGGCTTTGGAGAGATAGAATTCAGGACGATAAGTTTGGATTGGGACGGGATCCAGAATAATAAGATGCAGCAGGATTGGAGAACTGGATTCGATTGGCGATGATCCCAAAGGATATAATCCTTAAAGTTTGGATCCAAAAGGATGGAATCCTAAAGGATAGGATCCGAAAGGATAGGATCCGAAAGGATAGGATCCGAAAGGATAGGATCCGAAAGGATAGGATCCGAAAGGATAGGATCCGAAAGGATAGGATCCGAAAGGATAGGATCCGAAAGGATAGGATCCGAAAGGATAGGATCCGAAAGGATAGGATCCGAAAAGATAGGATCCGAAAGGATAGGATCCGAAAGGATAGGATTCGAAAGGATAGGATCCGAAAGGATAGGATCCGAAAGGATAGTATCCGAAAGGATAGGATCCGAAAGGATAGGATCCGAAAGGATAGGATCCGAAAGGATAGGATCCGAAAGGATAGGATCCGAAAGGATAGGATCCGAAAGGATAGGATCCGAAAGGATAGGATCCGAAAGGATAGGATCCGAAAGGATAGGATCCGAAAGGATAGGATCCGAAAGGATAGGATCCGAAAGGATAGGATCCGAAAGGATAGGATCCGAAAGGATAGGATCCGAAAGGATAGGATACGAAAGGATAGGATCCGAAAGGATAGGATCCGAAAGGATAGGATCCGAAAGGATAGGATCCGAAAGGATAGGATCCGAAAGGATAGGATCCGAAAGGATAGGATCCGAAAGCATAGGAACCGAAAGGACAGGATCCGATAGGATGATGGAAACGATGGAATCCTTAAGAACAATATCCAAACGGAAAGATTGTGAAAGGATAGGTTTCGAAAGGAAGAAGGGAAGAGTATCGAAGGTAATATGATTGAGCAGATGGAATCCGACAGGAGAAGGTTTGAAAGAACAGAATTCCGTGAGGAAGGGGTTTGGAAGGATCCAGGAGAATTGGTTGAATTGGAATGGGATCCGTGAAGATAGGGTCCAGGAGGATTGATAAACATTCACAAGAGAATGGTTCGGAGATAGAGTTCAATGGTAAGAAAAATGTCCCGAGAGGAAAGGATCAGAAAAGATAGAATCCGACTGGATATGCAACGCCAGGGTAGGATTTAAAAGAACTGAATTCTACGATGAAGAAGTCCGAAAGGATAGGATccaggagaatggattgaataGGA
This Stomoxys calcitrans chromosome 2, idStoCalc2.1, whole genome shotgun sequence DNA region includes the following protein-coding sequences:
- the LOC106084703 gene encoding uncharacterized protein LOC106084703, whose amino-acid sequence is MNLLKPVFRGNFAEPLRFGHCLEICAKAQEGGIRFSLSLSTDDTSTTENFEIDLLIVVNLQQDQITSKKFLNNEWLDTESASLGTADLFREFKIYIIMADGKFHISINGQPVTSSKYHLRLSQLNFVEISGDLEYVRQMDHRKYFPHPWPPIQMLEDRLHFSGDVPMAIKPGHVMVVSAQLLGNELGRFIVHLRDVFDMDRQELHLSVRFDTKSVIRTAKNIPHEEHYDFDIEDTDGAFPFQDFYQPFKLAFAFLANEVKIAKDGIFLYSFSFRTPNVLPVVGGLKIFGINDVVVKVNELKHFKMNHLCEHFEYSSLL